The Gemmata palustris genome includes a region encoding these proteins:
- a CDS encoding McrB family protein — MPPGNRTRVFPLAPLLTAFRASRSALPHTPTPKLTVAFLDSATDDQLTSALNSVASLFLPVVFHPEALTRRVRFIRYALNHLFRATAPLPERVVRCASPGGVYFVAGLGPGFWSAVVANAESDLVPVWCPAVENGLLRLGLLREIAPDVRSRFDGACRACEVVREHAPDLTAADVTQFLERVSRTDGRELPPAGAQPGAFTWAATPERIEQAIREVRSRFPLQKRIRATSEELAQAIGAFQTAARAGNHATAFAAFRTAFPDSRWETALALLDDAYSVALPEEERARLWCEVATVLREQFRVHPLELADVVLAVADTEEPESGDGNFNGFCSDTFAFLDELEQTNAKDWMAEHRERYQFVLREPMVELCTAVAERYIHPVLNREYGWDLECDAKTGRAVTSICKNDFGRSGPYQTVQWITFYRKAQANKRADAQFFVRVAAEGVRYGFHLGRMARDAGKQFRRNIQEHAESIFRALQSGTAFNECHFWTGDDLSGEVAVKSAADLRAWAVHKTIAVGKELDPSSPLLRQDALTGEILLTFDRLLPAFACAAEVDPRPLLATRAGVPVDAPIYDPVSFHRETFLSEVWLDRILSLLRLKKQLVLQGVPGTGKTHVARCLARLLTRDRADCVRLVQFHPAYSYEEFVEGIRARGAEVNGKTEVTFPVEDGVLCQFAEQAASRPSEPHVLIVDEFNRGNLPRIFGELLYLLEYRDQAVTLPYSKRPFRLPENLFLLATMNQLDRSAVALDQALRRRFSFVDMPADAAILASWLESRAGVDPPDSTFTPRVVLLFEELNRRLARDLGPEKQVGHSLFMVPDLDNEKLTAVWEHHVRPLLLDYLGGREDRLKDYAPERLLTAGAEKRRKLKPVTDS; from the coding sequence ATGCCGCCTGGAAACCGTACTCGTGTATTCCCACTCGCGCCACTGCTGACCGCGTTCCGCGCCAGCCGGTCTGCGCTCCCGCACACCCCGACGCCCAAGTTAACCGTCGCCTTTCTCGACAGTGCGACCGATGACCAGCTCACCTCCGCTCTCAATTCTGTCGCGAGTTTGTTTCTCCCGGTCGTTTTCCACCCGGAAGCCCTTACCCGGCGCGTGAGATTCATTCGCTACGCACTCAACCACCTGTTCCGCGCAACGGCCCCACTACCCGAGCGCGTTGTGCGGTGCGCGAGTCCGGGCGGGGTCTATTTCGTCGCCGGGTTGGGTCCGGGGTTCTGGTCCGCGGTCGTTGCGAACGCCGAATCGGATCTCGTGCCCGTTTGGTGCCCCGCCGTCGAAAACGGGCTCCTTCGGTTGGGATTGTTGCGAGAGATCGCCCCCGACGTCCGTTCACGCTTCGATGGTGCGTGTCGCGCCTGTGAAGTCGTTCGCGAACACGCACCGGACCTCACAGCCGCCGATGTCACGCAGTTTCTCGAGCGCGTTTCGCGCACCGACGGGCGCGAGTTACCGCCCGCGGGCGCGCAACCGGGCGCGTTCACGTGGGCCGCAACGCCCGAGCGAATCGAACAGGCGATCCGTGAAGTGCGCTCACGGTTCCCGCTGCAGAAGCGCATCCGCGCGACCTCGGAAGAACTGGCTCAGGCAATCGGTGCGTTCCAGACCGCGGCACGGGCCGGCAATCACGCAACCGCGTTCGCGGCATTCCGCACAGCGTTCCCGGATTCGCGCTGGGAAACCGCGCTCGCACTTCTCGACGATGCGTATTCCGTCGCACTCCCTGAAGAGGAGCGCGCGCGATTGTGGTGCGAGGTCGCCACGGTTCTACGCGAGCAGTTCCGCGTCCACCCGCTCGAACTCGCGGACGTGGTCCTCGCGGTCGCGGACACGGAAGAACCCGAGTCGGGGGACGGCAACTTCAACGGCTTCTGTTCGGACACGTTCGCGTTCCTCGACGAACTCGAGCAAACGAACGCGAAAGACTGGATGGCCGAGCACCGCGAGCGCTACCAGTTCGTGCTCCGCGAGCCGATGGTCGAATTGTGTACGGCCGTCGCGGAGCGCTACATTCACCCGGTGCTGAACCGCGAATACGGCTGGGATTTGGAGTGTGACGCGAAAACGGGCCGCGCCGTCACGAGCATTTGCAAGAACGATTTCGGCCGCAGCGGACCGTATCAAACCGTTCAGTGGATCACGTTCTACCGCAAGGCCCAGGCAAACAAGCGGGCCGATGCACAGTTCTTCGTGCGCGTCGCCGCGGAGGGTGTGCGGTACGGCTTCCACCTCGGCCGCATGGCGCGTGACGCGGGGAAGCAGTTCCGCAGAAACATCCAGGAGCACGCGGAGTCCATCTTCCGCGCGCTGCAGTCCGGTACGGCCTTCAACGAGTGCCACTTCTGGACCGGTGACGACCTTTCCGGGGAAGTCGCGGTGAAGTCGGCCGCGGACCTTCGCGCGTGGGCCGTTCACAAAACGATCGCAGTCGGGAAGGAACTCGACCCGTCGTCCCCCCTGCTCCGCCAGGACGCACTTACGGGAGAAATCCTCCTCACGTTCGACCGCTTGCTCCCGGCGTTCGCGTGCGCGGCGGAGGTCGATCCGCGCCCGCTCCTCGCCACGCGCGCCGGCGTACCGGTCGACGCGCCGATCTATGACCCCGTTTCGTTCCACCGCGAAACGTTCCTCTCGGAGGTATGGCTCGATCGCATTTTGAGTCTGTTGCGGCTGAAAAAACAGCTCGTGCTTCAAGGTGTGCCGGGCACCGGAAAGACGCACGTGGCCCGCTGCCTCGCGCGGCTCCTCACGCGCGACCGCGCCGACTGCGTGCGGCTCGTGCAGTTCCACCCCGCGTACAGTTATGAGGAGTTCGTCGAGGGGATTCGGGCGCGCGGGGCCGAGGTCAACGGCAAGACTGAAGTCACCTTCCCGGTCGAAGACGGCGTGCTGTGCCAGTTCGCGGAACAGGCCGCGAGCCGACCGAGCGAACCGCACGTTCTGATCGTGGACGAGTTCAACCGCGGGAACTTGCCGCGCATCTTCGGCGAACTGCTCTACCTGCTCGAGTACCGCGACCAAGCCGTCACCCTGCCCTACTCGAAGCGCCCGTTCCGGTTGCCGGAGAACCTGTTCCTGCTCGCGACGATGAACCAACTCGACCGCTCCGCGGTCGCGCTCGATCAGGCGCTCCGGCGCCGGTTCTCGTTCGTGGACATGCCCGCGGACGCCGCGATCCTCGCGTCGTGGCTCGAATCGCGTGCGGGTGTGGACCCGCCGGACTCGACGTTCACCCCGCGCGTCGTTCTACTCTTCGAGGAGCTGAACCGCAGACTCGCGCGCGACCTCGGCCCGGAAAAGCAGGTCGGCCACAGCCTGTTCATGGTGCCGGACCTCGACAACGAGAAGCTCACGGCCGTGTGGGAGCACCA
- a CDS encoding UDP-2,3-diacylglucosamine diphosphatase, with protein sequence MLDAVVISDIHLGSPNCQAKYLVHFLAEVRRGELRAKQLILNGDVFDSIDFRRLKKHHWKILSEIRKLADQMEVVWINGNHDGSSEVVSHLLGVRCADEIVVESGDQKLLFLHGHRFDEFISRYPFITWVADRIYNFLQRIDKSHSFAKFAKRRSKTFLRCAQKIEHDAVKYATKLGCSVVCCGHTHLPVANTSGAVHYFNSGCWTEKPCHYLTVQDGVVTVCSYTEEVTDEILNTGERVELPVPLSSVA encoded by the coding sequence GTGCTCGACGCCGTTGTCATCTCCGACATCCACCTCGGCAGCCCGAACTGCCAGGCCAAGTACCTCGTCCACTTCCTCGCTGAAGTGCGGAGGGGGGAACTGCGGGCGAAACAACTGATCCTGAACGGCGACGTGTTCGACTCGATCGACTTCCGCAGGCTGAAGAAGCACCACTGGAAGATCCTGTCCGAGATCCGCAAACTCGCGGACCAGATGGAAGTCGTCTGGATCAACGGGAACCACGACGGCTCGTCGGAGGTCGTGTCGCACCTGCTCGGCGTGCGCTGCGCTGATGAGATCGTGGTCGAGAGCGGGGACCAGAAACTCCTGTTCCTGCACGGGCACCGGTTCGACGAGTTCATTTCGCGCTACCCGTTCATCACCTGGGTCGCGGACCGCATTTACAACTTCCTCCAGCGCATCGACAAATCGCACTCGTTCGCGAAGTTCGCGAAGCGCCGGAGCAAGACGTTCCTCCGGTGCGCGCAGAAGATCGAACACGATGCGGTGAAGTACGCGACCAAGTTGGGGTGCTCCGTGGTGTGCTGTGGTCACACGCACCTGCCGGTCGCGAACACTTCGGGGGCCGTTCATTACTTCAACAGCGGGTGCTGGACCGAGAAGCCGTGTCACTACCTCACGGTGCAGGACGGTGTGGTCACCGTGTGTTCGTACACCGAGGAAGTTACCGACGAGATCCTCAACACGGGCGAACGGGTCGAGCTGCCTGTGCCGCTTTCGTCGGTCGCGTGA
- a CDS encoding MFS transporter has translation MTAAPAPVPDQPPTRTRYWVLFLLCLLAMITYMDRAANGSAKKAIMEDLGVKEDDFFWVLIAFQLAYAMFEIPSGWLGDTRGPRSTLLRVVLWWSLFVGLTGFVGTSYLGGVYLGFTALIVIQFFFGVGEAGAFPNIAKALYNWFPAADRGFAKSIIWMSARFMGGLTPMLWILLTDKSLAGLYWREAMWLFAGVAALWCAVFYLVFRNKPSEHPLVNEAERAEIDVGRIETKGQVRVPWGKLVRSRNLWAICFMYVVTNYCWYFLMYFLPRTMQTEFKSWTDTTGGKLLVALLAGCPLLIGMFGCLLGGTLSDRYIRRTGDRKWGRRLFGMIGYGGAGVCYFAAAGVKLADPDNLFLFAFFLVLMGFMNDLIMAPAWAVCQDIGRDYAATVSGAMNMFGNLVGAVSTLLVTGLIMKHYPGTEGILICFTMYGIVYFIGVGFWLLIDPTKPIEDHAEPVTTAEEEQTR, from the coding sequence ATGACCGCTGCTCCCGCTCCCGTCCCCGATCAGCCGCCGACGCGCACGCGATACTGGGTTCTCTTCCTGCTCTGCCTGCTGGCCATGATTACGTACATGGATCGAGCGGCGAACGGCAGTGCGAAAAAAGCGATCATGGAAGACCTCGGGGTGAAAGAGGATGACTTCTTCTGGGTGCTGATCGCGTTCCAGTTGGCCTATGCCATGTTCGAGATCCCTTCGGGCTGGCTCGGGGACACGCGCGGCCCGCGCTCCACGTTGCTCCGCGTGGTGCTGTGGTGGTCGCTGTTCGTCGGGCTAACCGGTTTCGTCGGAACCAGTTACCTCGGCGGCGTGTACCTCGGTTTCACCGCGCTGATTGTGATCCAGTTCTTCTTCGGAGTGGGTGAGGCCGGAGCGTTCCCGAACATTGCGAAGGCACTTTACAACTGGTTCCCGGCCGCGGACCGCGGGTTCGCGAAGTCCATCATCTGGATGTCCGCCCGGTTCATGGGCGGGCTCACGCCGATGCTCTGGATTCTGCTCACCGACAAGTCGCTCGCGGGGCTGTACTGGCGCGAGGCGATGTGGCTGTTCGCGGGCGTCGCGGCGCTGTGGTGCGCGGTCTTTTACCTCGTGTTCCGCAACAAGCCGTCCGAGCACCCGTTGGTGAACGAAGCGGAGCGCGCCGAGATCGATGTCGGCCGCATCGAGACGAAGGGACAGGTGCGCGTGCCGTGGGGGAAACTGGTACGGTCGCGGAACTTGTGGGCGATCTGCTTCATGTACGTGGTGACGAACTACTGCTGGTACTTCCTGATGTACTTCCTTCCCCGCACGATGCAGACCGAGTTCAAGAGCTGGACCGACACCACCGGCGGCAAACTCCTGGTCGCGCTGCTGGCGGGGTGCCCGCTTCTGATCGGGATGTTCGGCTGCTTACTCGGCGGGACGCTTTCGGACCGTTACATCCGGCGCACGGGCGACCGCAAGTGGGGGCGCCGGCTGTTCGGCATGATTGGTTACGGTGGGGCCGGGGTGTGCTACTTCGCCGCCGCGGGGGTGAAGCTCGCGGACCCGGACAACCTGTTCCTGTTCGCGTTCTTCCTCGTACTGATGGGGTTCATGAACGACCTCATTATGGCGCCCGCGTGGGCCGTGTGCCAGGACATCGGGCGCGACTACGCGGCCACCGTGTCCGGCGCGATGAACATGTTCGGGAACCTTGTCGGTGCGGTTTCGACGCTCCTCGTCACCGGATTAATCATGAAGCACTACCCCGGCACGGAGGGTATTCTGATTTGCTTCACGATGTACGGAATCGTCTACTTCATCGGCGTCGGGTTCTGGCTGCTCATTGACCCCACAAAGCCGATCGAGGATCACGCGGAGCCGGTCACAACCGCCGAGGAAGAACAGACGCGGTAA
- a CDS encoding Rad52/Rad22 family DNA repair protein gives MQRDPQMLALTTALAAPFEPREVKFKPQMVKNNRCLAMAYIDARLIQDRLDEVLGVENWEDVYKILPDGSVMCRLRCKLGERWITKTDVGSPSEQPDMGDRLKAAFSDALKRAAVKYGIGRYLYRLPAQWVEYDPVKKQIVQPPQLPAFAIPKAKPQASAKPAPSGFVATEPKKEPARPDVSKVDVPAVTKTQAPKAETPKVEAPKQEPQKADAPKAANLPSNGQELHRRLREYDAKLAAQKLCPVGALLAHVTQEGVKAGYTANMSDWTGPAIQFAVDTVRKFDQAARQGGPEPRTAA, from the coding sequence ATGCAACGCGACCCGCAAATGCTCGCACTCACCACGGCGCTCGCCGCGCCGTTCGAGCCGCGCGAGGTGAAGTTCAAACCGCAGATGGTGAAAAACAATCGCTGTCTCGCGATGGCCTATATCGATGCCCGGCTCATCCAGGACCGGCTCGACGAGGTGCTCGGGGTCGAGAACTGGGAAGACGTGTACAAGATTCTGCCCGACGGTTCCGTGATGTGCCGGCTCCGGTGCAAACTCGGCGAGCGGTGGATCACGAAGACCGATGTCGGGTCACCGAGCGAGCAACCCGACATGGGTGACCGCCTCAAGGCCGCGTTCAGCGACGCCCTGAAGCGCGCCGCGGTGAAGTACGGTATCGGGCGCTACCTGTACCGGCTCCCGGCGCAATGGGTGGAGTACGACCCGGTGAAGAAGCAAATCGTGCAACCACCGCAACTACCAGCGTTCGCCATTCCCAAAGCAAAACCCCAAGCCAGCGCGAAGCCCGCGCCTTCAGGATTCGTCGCGACCGAACCGAAGAAAGAACCGGCCCGGCCCGATGTATCCAAGGTTGACGTGCCAGCGGTCACCAAGACGCAAGCGCCGAAAGCCGAAACTCCGAAGGTCGAAGCGCCAAAGCAAGAGCCGCAGAAAGCGGATGCACCAAAGGCGGCAAACCTACCTTCAAACGGGCAGGAGTTGCACCGCCGGTTGCGCGAGTACGATGCGAAACTCGCAGCGCAGAAGTTGTGCCCGGTCGGGGCACTTTTGGCACACGTCACTCAAGAGGGAGTCAAGGCGGGGTACACGGCGAACATGAGCGATTGGACCGGCCCGGCGATCCAGTTCGCGGTCGATACGGTCCGCAAATTCGACCAAGCGGCCCGACAGGGGGGGCCGGAACCTCGCACCGCGGCGTAA
- a CDS encoding phospho-sugar mutase, with protein sequence MDLISQARAGFAGIDADAALKDKALTNLNTWFTHPDFAAYRPQIESLCQAGAWSTLLDSFYQVMPFGTGGRRGSVGIGPNRMNLWTLGASVQGHCEYLRQRFPGVSPLRVVLAFDVRQFEDKRKVYNPALPNPVLHLSSREFCQHAAGVYAANGIQAAILPPDSKRYVPTPELSFTIRYLRAHGGLNMTASHNPPDDNGSKFYDDRGSQLVPPEDQLMSEMVDEVAVIRHIPFADALRAGKVQLLDDAPHRAFIELCRHESVLGSPKADELRVVFTPMHGCGGFCAGEVLEAQGFRPIPVPEQATPDGQFPNVTKTPNPEIPECMDRAERVGTERHADLIISTDPDADRLGAMANRSPDGKGTFRFITGNELAALLTHFKLAQLARSGSLPAAPIVITTEVTTGQVTRIGRQFGAQVIGDLLVGFKYHADALWQLESTGQYGDVRGSVADFVIATEESHGIMATAGVRDKDSACAALLLAEAALYQKRQGRTLVDYLDDLNRQFGYFRNELLNIVLTGLEGKLNMARMLDALRQNPPQEIGGLPVTSFEDLQDPDGRMGPFKGDTDKAARNFLIFRLGRNEQAAKVCLRPSGTEPKAKAYIEVSGQPWKAGTPQDAWDAACAAIDVRVQKIATDFLTHALATIGQTPGPGADKLSR encoded by the coding sequence ATGGACCTTATCTCCCAGGCCCGCGCCGGGTTCGCCGGGATCGACGCCGATGCCGCTCTCAAAGACAAGGCGCTCACCAACCTCAATACCTGGTTCACGCACCCCGACTTCGCCGCGTACCGGCCGCAGATCGAGAGCCTCTGCCAGGCCGGGGCCTGGTCTACTCTGCTCGACTCCTTCTATCAGGTGATGCCGTTCGGCACCGGCGGGCGCCGCGGGTCGGTCGGCATTGGGCCGAACCGCATGAACCTCTGGACGCTCGGGGCGAGCGTGCAGGGGCACTGTGAATACCTGCGCCAGCGCTTCCCCGGAGTCTCGCCGCTGCGCGTGGTGCTCGCGTTCGACGTGCGCCAGTTCGAGGACAAGCGGAAGGTCTACAACCCCGCGCTCCCGAACCCCGTGCTGCACCTCTCCAGCCGTGAGTTCTGCCAGCACGCGGCCGGCGTGTACGCGGCCAACGGCATCCAGGCGGCGATTCTCCCGCCCGACAGCAAGCGCTACGTCCCGACGCCGGAACTGTCGTTCACGATCCGCTACCTCCGCGCGCACGGCGGGCTGAACATGACCGCCAGCCACAACCCGCCGGACGACAACGGGAGCAAGTTCTACGACGACCGCGGGAGCCAGCTCGTACCGCCCGAAGACCAGTTGATGAGCGAGATGGTCGACGAGGTCGCGGTCATCAGGCACATCCCGTTCGCGGACGCACTGCGGGCCGGAAAGGTGCAGCTCCTGGACGACGCACCGCACCGCGCGTTCATCGAGTTGTGCCGGCACGAGAGCGTGCTCGGGTCGCCGAAGGCCGACGAACTCCGCGTCGTGTTCACGCCGATGCACGGGTGCGGCGGGTTCTGTGCGGGCGAGGTGCTGGAAGCACAAGGGTTCCGCCCGATTCCGGTGCCCGAACAGGCGACGCCCGACGGCCAGTTCCCGAACGTGACGAAGACCCCGAACCCCGAGATCCCGGAGTGCATGGACCGGGCCGAGCGCGTGGGCACCGAGCGCCACGCGGACCTCATCATCTCCACCGACCCGGACGCGGACCGGCTCGGCGCAATGGCGAACCGCTCGCCGGATGGCAAAGGCACGTTCCGGTTCATCACCGGGAACGAACTCGCCGCGCTGCTCACGCACTTCAAGCTCGCGCAACTGGCGCGTTCCGGCTCGTTGCCCGCAGCGCCCATCGTCATCACGACGGAAGTGACCACGGGACAGGTCACGCGCATCGGCCGGCAGTTCGGTGCCCAGGTGATTGGCGACCTCCTGGTGGGCTTCAAGTACCACGCGGACGCACTCTGGCAACTCGAATCGACCGGTCAATACGGCGACGTGCGAGGATCGGTCGCGGACTTCGTCATTGCCACCGAGGAAAGTCACGGGATCATGGCAACCGCCGGTGTGCGCGACAAAGACTCCGCGTGCGCGGCGCTGCTGCTCGCCGAAGCCGCACTCTACCAGAAGCGCCAGGGGCGCACGCTCGTCGATTACCTCGACGACCTCAACCGGCAGTTCGGTTACTTCCGCAACGAACTGCTGAACATCGTGCTGACCGGCCTGGAGGGGAAGCTCAACATGGCGCGCATGTTGGACGCGCTGCGCCAGAACCCACCACAGGAGATCGGCGGCCTTCCGGTCACGAGCTTCGAGGACTTGCAAGACCCCGACGGTCGGATGGGGCCGTTCAAGGGGGACACCGACAAGGCCGCGCGAAACTTCCTCATCTTCCGTCTGGGTCGCAACGAGCAAGCGGCGAAAGTGTGCCTGCGTCCGAGCGGGACCGAGCCGAAGGCCAAGGCGTACATCGAAGTGTCCGGGCAGCCGTGGAAAGCCGGCACCCCACAGGACGCCTGGGACGCCGCGTGCGCGGCAATCGACGTTCGCGTGCAGAAAATCGCGACCGACTTTCTGACCCACGCGCTCGCGACCATTGGCCAAACGCCCGGCCCCGGCGCGGACAAATTGAGTCGCTGA
- a CDS encoding serine/threonine protein kinase: MPNSNTATQFDPEVERSADLYRATEGWVAPGGPVERDPRPPALTRPAVSTPGPNEPGRITQPESTENVAKVRASRLPPIPGYVVERFIGRGGMGVVYRATHTATGRLVALKLINPSGNDDITRERFVREVHALAAIKHPNIVPVYDAGEWHDFPYCTMEFVPGGTLNEHLERVRTDLRAAVRLMVKVARAVEALHAKDILHRDLKPLNILLGPDDEPMVADFGLAKWIGDDSDLTHTGHPIGTRQYMSPEQTLGKKKDYNAGCDVWALGVTLYELFTGQRPFVDDGITDVYHCIRTAEPRPVTALSPDVPAELQAIVSKCLAKKPEDRYSTAAALANDLECWLDGKPISVPVAIAPPQPSRSKHPRRDRVVLMSCSAMALVAFATLFSDPAKPEKPPKTIAERVAGGEKVKLTNEKGLPLEALTHEPGHELQVGTIDGYHTFANSVVGTASLSQESLDFPHRVEADVAVIFQDTPPTRGGVYVGRRVWGGLPFKHESLVWAGVQPEIENRTNENKPIRMGAKPDDNKPMNWKLRNSIELYWWQRNENGSPRPHNDNLVDWDRNGKRETVRFARVVIDVRPDAVRASVDGMPLRPLQDTDAVSQLNRCANFQKQQNLGFPGYNFAPPPFGSGIGIFCMSGQCVVKDLTVSKLNP, encoded by the coding sequence ATGCCCAACTCGAACACCGCGACGCAGTTCGACCCGGAAGTGGAGCGATCTGCGGACCTGTACCGCGCCACCGAGGGGTGGGTTGCGCCGGGTGGACCCGTGGAACGCGACCCGCGCCCGCCGGCCCTCACGCGCCCGGCCGTATCCACACCCGGACCGAACGAGCCGGGCCGGATCACACAGCCCGAATCGACCGAAAACGTGGCCAAAGTACGTGCATCGCGACTGCCCCCGATCCCCGGGTACGTCGTCGAACGGTTCATCGGGCGCGGCGGAATGGGCGTCGTCTACCGGGCAACGCACACCGCGACGGGGCGCCTCGTCGCCCTGAAGTTGATTAACCCCAGCGGCAACGACGACATCACCCGCGAGCGCTTCGTGCGCGAGGTCCACGCGCTCGCGGCCATCAAGCACCCGAACATCGTGCCCGTGTACGACGCGGGCGAGTGGCACGACTTCCCCTACTGCACGATGGAGTTCGTGCCCGGCGGCACGCTCAACGAGCACCTCGAGCGCGTCCGCACTGATCTCCGCGCCGCGGTTCGGCTCATGGTCAAGGTGGCGCGCGCGGTTGAAGCGCTGCACGCGAAGGACATTCTCCACCGCGATCTCAAGCCACTGAACATCTTGCTCGGCCCGGACGACGAGCCGATGGTCGCGGACTTCGGCCTTGCGAAGTGGATCGGCGACGATTCCGACCTCACCCACACCGGCCATCCGATCGGTACGCGGCAGTACATGTCGCCCGAACAAACCCTCGGCAAGAAAAAGGACTACAACGCCGGGTGTGATGTATGGGCGCTCGGGGTCACCCTGTACGAACTGTTCACCGGGCAACGGCCCTTCGTCGACGACGGAATCACCGACGTCTACCACTGCATCCGCACGGCCGAACCACGGCCGGTCACCGCGCTCTCGCCCGACGTACCGGCCGAACTCCAAGCGATCGTGTCGAAGTGCCTTGCGAAGAAACCGGAGGACCGCTACTCGACCGCGGCAGCCCTTGCGAACGACCTTGAGTGTTGGCTCGACGGTAAACCAATCAGCGTTCCTGTCGCGATCGCCCCGCCTCAACCAAGTCGCTCCAAGCATCCGCGGCGCGATCGCGTAGTGCTGATGTCGTGCAGCGCGATGGCTCTCGTGGCCTTCGCCACACTGTTCAGCGACCCTGCGAAACCAGAGAAGCCGCCGAAGACCATCGCGGAGCGCGTCGCCGGTGGGGAAAAGGTGAAGTTGACCAACGAAAAAGGTCTGCCGCTCGAAGCACTCACTCACGAGCCGGGGCACGAACTCCAAGTGGGCACGATCGACGGCTACCACACGTTCGCGAACTCGGTAGTGGGAACCGCGAGCCTCTCCCAAGAGTCGCTCGATTTTCCTCACCGCGTCGAAGCGGACGTGGCCGTCATCTTTCAAGACACTCCACCGACTAGGGGCGGTGTTTACGTCGGGCGCCGCGTTTGGGGAGGCCTGCCATTCAAGCACGAATCGCTCGTCTGGGCCGGTGTCCAACCTGAAATCGAGAACCGGACCAACGAGAATAAACCGATCCGAATGGGGGCGAAACCGGATGACAATAAGCCCATGAATTGGAAGCTCCGGAATTCCATCGAGCTGTACTGGTGGCAACGCAACGAAAACGGCTCGCCGCGACCCCACAACGACAACTTGGTTGATTGGGATCGCAACGGGAAGCGCGAAACCGTGCGTTTCGCGCGTGTGGTAATCGACGTGCGTCCCGATGCCGTTCGCGCGAGCGTTGACGGTATGCCCCTGAGACCACTTCAGGACACCGACGCAGTGTCGCAGCTCAATCGCTGCGCCAACTTCCAAAAACAGCAGAATCTCGGATTCCCCGGCTACAATTTCGCCCCACCCCCTTTCGGCTCGGGCATCGGAATCTTCTGCATGAGCGGTCAGTGTGTCGTGAAGGATTTGACCGTTTCCAAACTCAACCCGTAA